A region from the Thermoplasmatales archaeon genome encodes:
- the gltA_1 gene encoding Citrate synthase: MVETNVTISKGLEGIFIADTKLCKIDGTNGKLWYRGYPIEALADSSNYEEVAFLLLYGHLPTKSEYDIFLKKLIDEREVPDSIEEIIAEFSGRTHPNDILRTCVSVLSAYDTDMDDKSTGANEERAIKLISKLPTIVAMIGRYRQGKPVVRPSSKLSHTSNFLYMLTGREPDKDSAKLIDLMFILHAEHGSNASTFSTLVTGSTLADVYASVVAGISTLRGPLHGGADEAALKMMKAIGEPDNTEKYIEDALAGKQRIMGFGHRVYKAYDPRAKIVYNYLKIFMKKTTDPSVEKLLEIALRAEKLMEEKLSKTKGIWPNIDFFSGPLYTGIDVPSDLFTPVFASARVVGWCAHLFEYWQNNRLFRPLDNYTGELDIKYVPIERR; encoded by the coding sequence ATGGTCGAGACTAACGTAACTATTAGCAAAGGGCTCGAGGGAATTTTTATAGCTGATACCAAGTTATGCAAGATAGATGGAACAAATGGCAAGCTCTGGTATAGAGGATACCCGATTGAAGCGCTGGCAGACAGTTCCAATTATGAGGAAGTCGCCTTCCTTCTGCTTTATGGACATCTTCCCACTAAATCCGAATACGATATATTTCTGAAGAAACTTATTGATGAGAGAGAGGTTCCCGATTCAATTGAAGAAATTATTGCGGAATTTTCTGGGCGCACACACCCGAATGATATCCTCAGGACGTGTGTCTCAGTACTTTCAGCCTACGACACAGACATGGATGACAAAAGCACCGGGGCAAACGAGGAGAGGGCTATCAAGCTCATTTCAAAGTTACCCACAATCGTTGCAATGATAGGCAGGTACAGGCAGGGAAAACCTGTTGTAAGACCATCTTCAAAACTCTCACACACTTCAAACTTTCTCTATATGCTTACGGGAAGGGAACCTGACAAGGACTCTGCCAAGCTGATTGACTTGATGTTTATATTGCACGCTGAACACGGTAGCAATGCATCGACTTTCTCGACCCTCGTCACCGGTTCAACGCTTGCTGATGTTTATGCATCAGTGGTAGCTGGAATTTCAACTCTCAGGGGTCCGCTTCATGGCGGAGCGGATGAGGCTGCGCTGAAAATGATGAAGGCCATCGGGGAGCCGGACAATACTGAAAAATACATAGAAGACGCCCTCGCCGGCAAGCAGAGGATCATGGGATTCGGACACCGTGTCTACAAGGCGTATGATCCAAGAGCCAAGATAGTCTACAATTACCTCAAGATATTCATGAAGAAAACCACTGACCCGTCCGTGGAGAAGCTTCTCGAAATTGCACTCAGGGCAGAGAAGCTGATGGAGGAAAAACTCAGCAAGACAAAAGGAATCTGGCCAAACATAGACTTCTTCTCAGGACCACTTTACACCGGGATCGACGTTCCGTCTGATCTCTTCACTCCGGTATTTGCTTCAGCCAGGGTTGTCGGATGGTGTGCCCATCTGTTTGAGTACTGGCAGAATAACAGGCTCTTCAGGCCACTAGACAACTATACCGGTGAACTTGACATCAAATATGTGCCTATAGAGAGAAGATAG
- a CDS encoding chaperone protein DnaJ, which produces MAKDYYQILGVDRNASQEDIKKAFRTLARKYHPDMNPDNKKESEEKFKEIGEAYEVLSDENKKRMYDQTGSADFGSGSSNFTWDNFSHFNDFEDIFSRIFGGNFGSSQGFGGFGRQEPELDLALRMTVSMYEAYHGAKKEARYKRNASCETCKGTGAKNGKLVTCQTCGGSGQQRVVQGQGFFKMVSVTTCRTCNGRGKIPVEPCTVCKGTGTVVVNEDLTVNVPPGARDGLRIRFKGKGQSQNGYVGDLYIVLSVRQENGITRKEDDLYISREVSFPEAALGNDVEIDIYGDKHTLQIPAGTQPGEILKIRNAGMPHMSNKGSGDLYVQVKVVVPKHLNSKQKELITQLIDESDKKRFWSR; this is translated from the coding sequence ATGGCTAAGGACTATTACCAGATACTCGGGGTGGACAGGAATGCGAGCCAGGAGGACATAAAGAAAGCCTTCAGGACGTTGGCCAGGAAATACCACCCTGACATGAATCCTGATAACAAGAAGGAGTCGGAAGAGAAATTCAAGGAAATCGGGGAAGCGTACGAGGTACTTTCAGATGAGAACAAGAAACGCATGTACGACCAGACTGGAAGTGCTGACTTCGGCTCCGGATCATCCAATTTCACATGGGACAACTTCAGCCATTTCAACGATTTTGAAGATATATTCAGCAGGATATTCGGAGGAAATTTTGGATCGAGCCAAGGCTTTGGCGGCTTCGGAAGACAGGAACCGGAGCTCGACCTGGCACTCCGGATGACCGTAAGCATGTATGAGGCTTACCACGGCGCAAAGAAGGAAGCCAGATATAAGAGGAATGCGTCGTGTGAGACCTGTAAGGGAACAGGGGCTAAGAATGGAAAGCTTGTAACATGCCAGACCTGCGGAGGGTCAGGCCAACAGAGAGTTGTACAGGGCCAGGGTTTTTTCAAGATGGTTTCAGTTACTACGTGCAGGACCTGCAATGGACGCGGGAAGATTCCAGTTGAACCATGCACCGTCTGCAAGGGAACAGGTACTGTTGTTGTGAATGAGGATCTGACGGTCAATGTGCCACCTGGTGCAAGAGACGGATTGCGGATTCGGTTCAAGGGAAAGGGGCAGTCACAGAATGGTTATGTGGGTGATCTCTACATAGTACTATCTGTCAGGCAGGAAAACGGCATTACGCGGAAAGAGGATGACCTGTACATATCGAGAGAAGTAAGCTTCCCCGAAGCGGCTTTAGGCAATGATGTCGAAATCGACATATACGGAGATAAACATACCCTGCAGATACCCGCTGGAACTCAACCGGGTGAAATACTGAAGATCAGGAACGCAGGGATGCCTCATATGAGTAACAAGGGATCCGGTGATCTTTATGTTCAGGTAAAAGTGGTTGTGCCCAAGCACCTTAATTCAAAGCAGAAAGAATTGATAACCCAGCTTATAGACGAATCGGACAAAAAACGGTTCTGGTCAAGATAA
- a CDS encoding molecular chaperone DnaK, protein MSKIIGIDLGTSNSAAAVVISGKSTIIPSAEGVSIGGKSFPSYVAFTKEGDLLVGEPAKRQALLNPEGTVYAAKRKMGSDFKFKVYGKEYTPQQISAFILQKIKRDAEAFLGETVSEAVITVPAYFDDNQRQATKDAGSIAGLNVKRIINEPTAASLAYGIDKQGKSEKILVFDLGGGTLDVTIMDFGDGVFEVVSTSGDTKLGGTDMDEAIINFLADDFKKKEGIDLRTDRSAYIRLKDAAEKAKIELSNTLTSEVNLPYITANQTGPKHLQYTLSRSKFEELIAPIIKRAEKPLENAISSAKLTKNDLTKIILVGGPTRIPYVRKFIEDYFGRKEEGGVDPMECVAIGAALQGAVLSGDIKDIVLLDVTPLTLGIETLGGVVTPLIPANTTIPSKKSQVFTTAADMQTAVTIHVVQGERPMAADNVSLGMFNLTGIPPAPRGIPQIEVTFDIDANGIINVSAHDKGSGKRQSISISATNKLSKEEIEKMKKQAEEFAEQDKKKMEEIEAINAAETLVYTVEKTINENKEKLNADEIKEVQDLMAETKTAISEKNLDKIRDSSEKLTKKIQEMGAKLYQQQAPPGDQAQGAGSQQNEEENASEGEPKQENIYDEDEKKQ, encoded by the coding sequence ATGTCAAAAATAATAGGAATTGATTTAGGAACAAGTAATTCAGCTGCAGCAGTAGTAATTTCAGGGAAATCGACCATTATACCCAGTGCTGAAGGTGTATCGATCGGGGGGAAATCTTTCCCGAGCTATGTCGCCTTCACTAAGGAAGGGGATTTATTGGTGGGAGAACCGGCAAAAAGACAGGCACTGCTGAACCCCGAAGGCACGGTATACGCAGCGAAGAGGAAGATGGGATCTGACTTCAAGTTCAAGGTTTATGGGAAAGAATACACGCCTCAGCAAATTTCGGCTTTTATTCTGCAAAAAATTAAGCGTGATGCAGAAGCATTCCTTGGTGAAACTGTAAGTGAGGCGGTAATTACCGTTCCAGCATATTTTGATGACAACCAGAGACAGGCTACAAAGGATGCCGGGTCAATTGCAGGGCTTAATGTGAAGAGGATTATTAACGAACCTACCGCAGCCTCGCTTGCCTATGGTATTGACAAGCAGGGAAAGTCAGAAAAAATACTTGTGTTTGACCTCGGCGGAGGCACGCTTGATGTCACCATAATGGATTTTGGCGACGGCGTATTTGAGGTTGTATCCACGTCCGGCGACACAAAACTGGGCGGAACCGACATGGACGAGGCTATAATCAATTTCCTTGCAGACGACTTCAAGAAGAAAGAGGGAATAGACCTTCGCACTGACAGATCTGCCTACATCAGGCTCAAGGATGCTGCGGAAAAAGCCAAGATTGAACTCTCAAACACACTGACTTCGGAAGTTAACCTGCCTTACATAACTGCCAATCAGACAGGACCAAAGCATTTGCAGTACACGCTTTCCAGATCTAAGTTCGAGGAACTCATAGCCCCCATAATTAAAAGGGCTGAAAAGCCACTTGAAAATGCAATCTCGTCGGCAAAGCTTACCAAGAACGACCTCACCAAGATCATTCTTGTTGGCGGACCAACCCGTATTCCCTATGTTAGAAAATTCATAGAAGACTATTTCGGAAGAAAAGAGGAGGGTGGAGTTGACCCTATGGAGTGTGTTGCAATCGGTGCTGCGCTTCAGGGAGCGGTGCTTTCTGGAGACATAAAGGATATTGTCCTTCTGGATGTTACACCACTCACCCTTGGAATCGAAACACTGGGCGGCGTTGTTACCCCGCTGATTCCTGCAAATACCACAATCCCATCAAAGAAATCGCAGGTATTCACGACCGCAGCTGATATGCAGACTGCCGTAACTATACATGTTGTGCAGGGAGAGAGACCAATGGCCGCCGACAATGTTTCGCTTGGAATGTTCAATCTAACCGGCATCCCACCAGCTCCCAGAGGGATTCCACAGATTGAGGTTACTTTCGATATTGATGCAAATGGTATAATCAACGTGTCCGCACACGACAAGGGATCAGGGAAAAGGCAGAGCATTTCAATCTCGGCCACTAACAAGCTGTCCAAGGAAGAGATAGAGAAAATGAAGAAACAGGCTGAGGAATTTGCGGAACAGGACAAGAAGAAGATGGAGGAGATTGAGGCTATAAACGCGGCGGAAACTCTTGTCTATACCGTAGAAAAAACCATAAACGAAAATAAGGAGAAGTTGAACGCCGACGAGATAAAGGAAGTCCAGGACCTGATGGCTGAAACCAAGACAGCAATTTCCGAGAAAAACCTGGATAAGATCAGGGACAGTTCCGAAAAGCTCACAAAAAAGATACAGGAAATGGGTGCGAAACTCTACCAGCAGCAGGCACCTCCAGGAGACCAGGCACAGGGTGCTGGTTCACAGCAAAATGAGGAAGAAAACGCATCAGAAGGAGAGCCTAAGCAGGAAAATATTTACGATGAGGACGAGAAGAAGCAATAG
- a CDS encoding heat shock protein GrpE: MPGSGTNDLSLLQPFESEIEMSRQNLHKSTDTRLKRMKQELNDAKNEAQKYRDMFIRERADSENLIKAKDREIQSIRKSANSTIMKNFLQVLDSLDSAIQSSEQNKGLIPIRDQALNILASSGLEPIKSVGETFNPYLHEVIATTTDGDEGKVVVEVQKGYKLNGDVLRYAKVIVSKRE; encoded by the coding sequence ATGCCAGGATCAGGTACAAACGATTTATCCCTGTTGCAGCCTTTTGAAAGTGAGATTGAGATGAGCAGGCAGAACCTTCACAAATCTACAGACACCAGATTGAAGAGGATGAAACAGGAACTCAATGATGCCAAGAATGAGGCGCAAAAATACAGGGACATGTTCATAAGGGAGAGAGCGGATTCAGAAAACCTGATCAAGGCGAAGGACCGTGAAATACAATCAATAAGGAAGAGCGCAAACAGTACCATTATGAAAAACTTTCTCCAGGTTCTTGACTCGCTCGACTCTGCCATTCAATCTTCCGAACAAAACAAGGGGCTGATTCCAATTCGCGACCAGGCTCTCAATATACTTGCTTCATCCGGACTTGAACCAATAAAGTCTGTGGGTGAAACTTTTAACCCTTACTTGCATGAGGTGATAGCGACCACTACAGACGGAGACGAAGGGAAGGTTGTTGTGGAAGTACAGAAGGGCTATAAATTAAATGGCGATGTCCTTCGCTACGCAAAAGTGATAGTATCAAAGAGGGAATAA
- a CDS encoding DNA polymerase II: MKRPDSIEFLMPVFRSLREPRIMSIDLETLIESKEDFLNNERIIAISMSYGIDPIRTKVLVADDDTVKSELKILRDMDRFLGELQPNVILGYNHSGYDIPLIQSKLRKLSFSDQLWNFKYYSGTAIVTDMMYVIAEDLEAVGDFKIRKLRDVVSNPRYATLKLRRKKENVIIDGMNVGQAIKHLWLNDRTSFLEYCEGDTEDVLKIFYHIFYNL, encoded by the coding sequence ATGAAAAGACCGGACTCAATTGAATTCCTTATGCCGGTTTTCCGCTCACTGAGAGAGCCAAGGATAATGTCAATAGACCTGGAAACTCTTATAGAATCGAAGGAAGATTTCCTCAACAATGAGAGGATCATAGCCATTTCAATGAGTTACGGGATAGATCCAATAAGGACAAAAGTACTGGTTGCAGATGATGATACGGTCAAATCTGAGCTGAAAATACTGAGGGACATGGATCGTTTTCTCGGGGAACTCCAGCCAAACGTCATTCTGGGATACAACCACAGCGGTTATGACATCCCGCTGATCCAGTCCAAACTCAGGAAGCTTTCCTTTTCAGATCAGCTTTGGAATTTTAAGTATTATTCCGGTACCGCAATAGTTACTGACATGATGTATGTCATTGCCGAGGACCTGGAAGCCGTGGGAGACTTCAAGATAAGAAAACTCAGGGATGTAGTGTCAAACCCGAGATACGCGACACTTAAACTGAGGCGCAAGAAAGAAAATGTAATCATCGATGGGATGAATGTCGGCCAGGCCATAAAACACCTCTGGCTCAATGACAGGACGAGTTTTCTGGAGTACTGTGAGGGCGATACTGAAGATGTGCTGAAGATTTTCTACCATATATTCTATAACCTGTGA
- a CDS encoding putative sialic acid transporter: protein MSDGRISGRENIGQGRKVTGRSLFISTSFGFFIWGIVADLGPSSLSWPFLSEISIHLKVFLLICAPIGTLIGNVLIGALADSVGRKRTFLITMLSYAIGIIIVSMSTGYWLFVTGLFIAGFGVGGEEAPSLSLIAEDTPVGERSRKLTLAPNFNNAGSAFTAALLMISPFIGIYEDRIFLLISAFTVILYLVYARLRMPESFRWLNLKGRSAEARTISNDLGIDGLETRIREPNRRFSFAVLAAMGISQYLTFGLMAFIIEPFEFGNTAYLPISLVALVGATIAGFVAVPLISKGRKNYTLFAYGGGFVSMVVILFSAAYLGNMFIFMPLLFLNMFFSEFAWASRTNLEPELFATQNRSTMIGLVRIFPMVAYIFSIFLTSGFGLEYSLVYNSALWALGLAAAVLWFIRGTETRNISADFIVDLPPGSNEPE from the coding sequence ATGAGTGATGGACGTATTTCTGGTCGAGAGAATATTGGACAGGGTCGAAAAGTAACAGGAAGATCCCTTTTTATTTCTACTTCATTTGGTTTCTTCATATGGGGAATCGTAGCTGATCTTGGTCCTTCGTCTCTCTCATGGCCGTTCCTGTCGGAAATATCTATTCACTTGAAAGTTTTCCTGCTTATTTGTGCCCCTATTGGCACGTTGATAGGGAATGTGCTGATAGGTGCACTCGCAGATTCGGTGGGAAGAAAGAGGACATTCCTCATAACAATGTTATCCTATGCGATAGGAATTATCATTGTTTCAATGTCCACAGGTTATTGGCTGTTCGTCACCGGGCTATTCATAGCAGGTTTCGGAGTTGGTGGTGAGGAAGCGCCTTCTTTGTCGCTGATAGCCGAGGACACTCCTGTCGGTGAAAGATCAAGAAAACTTACCCTCGCACCGAACTTTAACAATGCAGGAAGTGCATTCACAGCAGCTCTGCTTATGATTTCCCCCTTCATTGGAATTTATGAGGACAGGATATTCCTGCTGATCTCGGCTTTCACGGTTATATTGTACCTGGTTTACGCTCGACTGAGGATGCCGGAGTCATTCAGGTGGCTTAACTTAAAGGGAAGAAGCGCTGAAGCAAGAACGATTTCGAATGACCTGGGCATTGATGGCCTGGAAACGCGCATCCGGGAACCAAACAGGAGATTCAGTTTCGCGGTATTGGCTGCAATGGGAATCTCACAGTACCTGACCTTTGGGTTAATGGCATTCATAATTGAACCTTTCGAATTTGGTAACACAGCTTACCTTCCCATAAGCCTCGTTGCACTTGTAGGGGCGACAATTGCAGGATTTGTGGCTGTTCCGCTGATCTCAAAAGGAAGGAAAAATTATACGTTGTTTGCGTACGGAGGCGGTTTTGTAAGCATGGTGGTAATCCTGTTTTCTGCAGCATATCTAGGGAACATGTTCATTTTCATGCCCCTGCTTTTCCTGAACATGTTCTTCAGCGAATTCGCATGGGCATCGCGTACCAATCTGGAACCTGAACTTTTCGCAACTCAGAACAGATCGACCATGATAGGACTTGTGAGGATTTTTCCAATGGTTGCTTACATATTCTCCATCTTCCTTACAAGCGGCTTTGGACTTGAGTATTCACTTGTGTACAATTCTGCACTCTGGGCTTTGGGGTTAGCTGCGGCGGTATTATGGTTTATCCGCGGGACAGAGACCAGGAACATAAGTGCGGATTTCATAGTTGACCTGCCTCCCGGGAGTAATGAGCCGGAATAA
- a CDS encoding putative transposase, producing MYAYKAVKQDFIASDNLIGLMHKFTGMVNLVIGIMIEKNLTSRNSVTRETYPMLREYDMPSYYYPEAINKAVALVKTYRKRLKKKLKATIPHVEKPMLATYYGFRIVDGNLMVPIAARKHESIPLNAYVRNAISAVKVHSFALSAYTLSLTIGREVDSVECTTTAGVDRNLRNATVGNEFHHDIHDLSEVVEIKQRYRSKKSHFHRSDIRIQKKIASKYGKRERNRTGQIIHVTSKKIVMNALQRREMIVLENVKGLINITKKGDGRGSNYRFLLHNAFPYGMLATQIMYKGSWEGLPVIELTRKETMNTSKECSACGSLTRIEHDRMLKCDSCGLEIDRDINACINIAGRGRTRLKRSSKGLPAEAVKQSKDAEQMAGSQISKII from the coding sequence GTGTATGCGTACAAGGCTGTGAAGCAGGATTTCATTGCTTCTGACAACCTCATCGGATTGATGCATAAATTCACCGGGATGGTAAATCTCGTTATTGGCATCATGATCGAGAAGAATCTCACATCAAGGAATTCTGTAACACGGGAAACTTATCCCATGCTCAGGGAATATGACATGCCGTCATACTATTATCCTGAAGCCATCAACAAGGCAGTAGCACTTGTAAAGACATACAGGAAGAGACTGAAGAAAAAGCTGAAAGCAACCATACCTCATGTCGAGAAGCCCATGCTTGCCACATATTACGGATTCAGGATAGTTGATGGTAACCTCATGGTTCCCATTGCAGCCAGGAAACATGAATCGATCCCGTTAAATGCATACGTGCGTAATGCAATATCAGCGGTGAAAGTGCATTCCTTTGCTTTGTCGGCATACACACTCTCTCTCACAATTGGGAGAGAGGTCGATTCTGTGGAATGCACCACTACAGCCGGTGTTGACCGGAACCTGAGGAATGCCACCGTCGGGAATGAATTCCATCATGATATTCATGATCTCTCTGAGGTTGTTGAGATCAAGCAGCGTTACAGAAGCAAGAAATCCCATTTCCACCGGAGTGACATAAGAATACAGAAAAAGATTGCATCGAAGTATGGGAAGAGGGAAAGGAACAGGACGGGACAGATCATCCATGTAACAAGCAAAAAAATAGTCATGAATGCTCTTCAGAGGAGAGAAATGATCGTCCTCGAGAATGTGAAGGGTCTCATAAACATTACAAAGAAGGGCGACGGTAGAGGAAGCAATTACAGGTTCCTCCTGCACAATGCCTTTCCATATGGTATGCTTGCAACCCAGATCATGTACAAGGGATCATGGGAAGGTCTCCCTGTAATTGAATTAACAAGAAAGGAAACAATGAATACCAGCAAGGAATGCTCGGCATGTGGGTCACTGACCCGAATAGAGCATGACAGGATGCTGAAATGTGATTCCTGCGGTCTTGAGATAGACCGGGATATTAATGCCTGCATTAACATTGCAGGCAGGGGTCGGACAAGGCTGAAACGATCCTCTAAAGGCCTGCCAGCTGAAGCTGTGAAGCAGTCAAAAGATGCGGAGCAGATGGCAGGAAGTCAAATATCAAAGATTATTTGA
- the psmB_1 gene encoding Proteasome subunit beta precursor yields the protein MDQTLQTGTTTVGITLKDTVIMGTERRVTMDHFIMHKDGKKLHQIDTYAGMTIAGLVGDAQVLVRYMKAELEIYRLQRKFNMPIEAVATLLSNILNQSKYYPYMVQILIGGIDKSPHIFSVDAAGGSVEDVYASTGSGSPFVYGVLETGYSKDMKVDDGVDLVIRAISAAKQRDSASGGKIDIAVIDSKNGYVDLTEDEIADRIKKLKIPQ from the coding sequence ATGGATCAAACTTTACAAACTGGAACAACTACGGTTGGCATAACCCTGAAAGATACGGTTATAATGGGGACTGAGAGAAGAGTTACAATGGATCATTTCATCATGCACAAGGATGGCAAGAAGCTCCATCAGATAGATACCTATGCAGGGATGACAATAGCAGGTTTGGTAGGAGACGCCCAGGTGCTTGTGAGATACATGAAGGCAGAACTCGAGATTTACAGGCTTCAAAGGAAGTTCAACATGCCCATCGAAGCAGTGGCGACTTTACTGTCAAACATTCTCAACCAGTCAAAATACTATCCTTACATGGTGCAGATACTCATTGGTGGAATCGACAAGAGCCCGCATATATTCTCTGTTGACGCTGCAGGCGGATCAGTTGAGGATGTTTATGCCAGCACCGGTTCCGGCTCGCCATTTGTATACGGTGTTCTTGAAACTGGATACAGCAAGGACATGAAGGTTGATGACGGGGTCGACCTGGTCATTAGGGCTATTTCTGCTGCGAAACAGAGAGATTCTGCCTCTGGGGGCAAAATTGATATAGCGGTTATCGATAGCAAGAATGGTTATGTTGACCTCACCGAGGACGAAATAGCCGACAGAATTAAAAAACTTAAAATCCCACAATAA
- a CDS encoding universal archaeal KH-domain/beta-lactamase-domain protein: MSFRDYLSEARQIFDKLYPNNQITEVDYEGPTIVVYTKDENLFSKREDLAKQIAQEMRRRIAIRPDPSIMMPEKEAEDQIKSIVPEKAGLQDVYFEPDTGEVVLEADEPSIITSRNSDLIVQIKSATRWSPRVVRAPPINSRTVKEMREFLRDVKQERKEFLHKLGEKLNIPPMPGETWIRITALGGHREVGRSSTLVSTNNSKVLVDVGMLNSNDIDEQPWEGAPYLYLPEVQPFSSIDAVVLTHAHLDHSGLLPILFKYGYDGPVYMTQPTRDLSALLQNDYIKVAHAEGHKAPYESKHIREMLKRTVILRYNETTDITRDMRLTLYNAGHILGSSSVHLHIGDGLYNIVLSGDVKFEKSWLFNPANNKFPRVETFMTESTYAGRDDYFYTRTDASNTLIDIVNRTFDRGGSVVVPVFAVGRSQEVMLVLEQAMREGMIKNVPVYVDGMIMEATAIHAAYPEFLNKNLRENIMIKGENPFLSPIFKKVETREQRQNICDSVDNQIVLATSGMMNGGPVMEYFKSWCESPKHSLVFVGYQADGTLGRRIQRGAKEISLSDGGKLTRFQINMSIEVAEGFSGHSDKKQLLAYIATMQPKPHRILVNHGDGEKCYEFAKLIRNKFGIEGIALKNLETVRVY; encoded by the coding sequence ATGTCTTTTAGAGATTACCTGTCAGAAGCAAGACAAATATTTGATAAACTGTACCCGAACAACCAGATCACAGAGGTTGACTACGAGGGACCAACAATTGTAGTTTACACGAAGGACGAAAACCTGTTCTCGAAAAGGGAGGATCTGGCAAAACAGATTGCGCAGGAAATGCGTAGAAGAATTGCCATAAGGCCTGACCCGTCAATAATGATGCCCGAAAAGGAGGCAGAGGATCAGATCAAGAGTATTGTTCCAGAAAAAGCAGGGTTACAGGACGTATATTTTGAACCTGACACAGGAGAAGTTGTACTTGAGGCTGACGAACCGTCCATTATCACTTCAAGAAATTCCGACCTGATTGTACAGATAAAATCTGCCACCAGATGGTCCCCCAGGGTCGTTCGAGCTCCACCTATCAACTCAAGAACTGTTAAAGAGATGCGAGAATTCCTGCGGGACGTAAAACAGGAGAGGAAGGAGTTCCTGCATAAACTTGGTGAGAAACTGAATATACCACCAATGCCGGGGGAAACCTGGATCAGGATTACAGCCTTAGGAGGACACAGGGAGGTCGGGAGGAGTTCAACACTGGTCAGCACCAATAACTCAAAGGTGCTGGTTGATGTTGGTATGCTAAACTCGAATGACATAGACGAACAACCGTGGGAAGGAGCACCATATCTTTACCTTCCAGAGGTGCAGCCATTTTCTTCCATTGATGCCGTGGTGCTGACACACGCTCACCTTGACCATTCCGGATTACTCCCCATACTATTCAAATACGGTTATGACGGACCTGTTTACATGACGCAGCCAACCAGGGATCTTTCGGCACTGCTTCAGAATGACTACATAAAGGTCGCACACGCAGAAGGGCACAAGGCACCCTACGAATCAAAGCACATAAGGGAAATGCTCAAGAGGACCGTCATCCTGCGGTATAACGAAACTACAGATATCACAAGAGACATGAGGCTGACCCTGTATAACGCAGGTCATATCCTCGGCTCCTCATCTGTCCATCTGCACATAGGTGACGGACTATACAATATAGTGCTCAGTGGAGACGTGAAGTTCGAAAAATCCTGGTTATTCAACCCGGCAAACAACAAATTTCCCCGCGTTGAGACCTTCATGACCGAATCAACTTATGCAGGGAGGGATGATTATTTTTACACCAGGACCGACGCTTCTAACACTCTCATAGATATTGTCAACCGAACCTTCGACCGCGGAGGATCTGTGGTTGTGCCAGTATTCGCAGTGGGAAGAAGCCAGGAAGTCATGCTTGTACTTGAGCAGGCTATGAGGGAGGGCATGATCAAGAATGTGCCTGTCTACGTTGATGGAATGATAATGGAGGCAACTGCGATACACGCGGCATACCCTGAATTCCTGAACAAGAACCTGAGGGAAAATATCATGATCAAGGGTGAGAACCCGTTCCTGAGTCCCATATTCAAGAAAGTTGAAACCAGGGAACAGAGGCAGAATATCTGTGACTCAGTGGATAATCAGATTGTCCTTGCGACCTCTGGAATGATGAACGGAGGACCGGTAATGGAATACTTCAAGTCTTGGTGCGAGAGCCCTAAGCATAGCCTTGTTTTCGTAGGATACCAGGCTGATGGAACACTTGGGCGGAGGATTCAGAGAGGGGCTAAGGAGATATCGCTTTCTGACGGGGGTAAGCTGACCAGGTTCCAGATAAATATGTCCATAGAGGTTGCCGAGGGGTTCTCTGGACACTCTGACAAGAAGCAACTGCTGGCATATATTGCAACTATGCAGCCAAAACCTCACAGGATACTGGTGAACCATGGTGACGGTGAAAAGTGCTATGAGTTTGCAAAACTCATACGCAACAAGTTCGGAATTGAAGGGATAGCCCTGAAAAACCTTGAAACTGTCAGGGTATACTGA